The following proteins are co-located in the Cupriavidus pauculus genome:
- a CDS encoding EndoU domain-containing protein translates to MWPGAPGKSVFPQDWSPSKIMNDVSDIATDPYIPCTVQSNGRIVKDGTRDGIDIRVVLEPPS, encoded by the coding sequence CTGTGGCCAGGGGCGCCGGGTAAATCAGTGTTCCCACAGGACTGGTCGCCATCGAAGATCATGAATGACGTTTCAGACATTGCTACTGATCCGTATATTCCATGTACGGTCCAGTCCAATGGCAGAATCGTGAAAGATGGCACGCGCGACGGCATTGACATTCGCGTAGTGCTTGAGCCACCGAGCTAG
- a CDS encoding heme/hemin ABC transporter substrate-binding protein — translation MTLWRPALMSLLCAAGLAQAGPPARVVGLGGAVTEIVYALDAQASLVGADASSIYPPAALKLPKVGYYRSVSVEGLASLKPDLVLAADHAGPPQALEQIRRLGTRIVTLPSASTLAALDQRILGTATALEIPERGRALVDRLHAELRDIRPAAQPVRVLIVSSHTGRMQGMGQDTPGHAMLMLAGGTNVLANQTGFKPFSAEAAAALKPDVIVTTAMSVNASGGPEAFLAQPGLNATPAARQRRIVVMDDLLLLGFGPRLPEALRLLQAGLAAPQPAGR, via the coding sequence ATGACACTGTGGCGCCCCGCGCTGATGTCCCTGCTGTGCGCGGCGGGGCTGGCCCAGGCCGGGCCGCCCGCCCGCGTGGTCGGGCTGGGCGGCGCGGTGACCGAGATCGTGTACGCGCTGGACGCGCAGGCGTCGCTGGTGGGCGCCGATGCGTCGAGCATCTACCCGCCGGCGGCGCTGAAGCTGCCCAAGGTTGGCTACTACCGGTCGGTATCGGTCGAAGGGCTGGCCAGCCTCAAGCCGGACCTTGTGCTGGCCGCCGACCACGCCGGCCCGCCGCAGGCGCTGGAGCAGATCCGCAGGCTCGGCACGCGGATCGTGACGCTGCCGTCGGCGTCCACGCTGGCGGCGCTGGACCAGCGCATCCTTGGCACCGCCACGGCGCTGGAGATACCGGAGCGGGGCCGCGCGCTGGTCGACCGGCTGCACGCCGAACTGCGCGACATCCGCCCGGCCGCGCAGCCGGTGCGCGTGCTGATCGTCAGCAGCCATACCGGCAGGATGCAGGGCATGGGCCAGGACACGCCGGGCCACGCGATGCTGATGCTGGCCGGCGGCACCAACGTGCTGGCCAACCAGACCGGCTTCAAGCCGTTCTCGGCCGAGGCCGCCGCGGCGCTGAAGCCGGACGTGATCGTGACCACGGCGATGTCTGTCAATGCGAGCGGCGGCCCCGAGGCGTTCCTGGCGCAGCCCGGCCTGAACGCCACGCCGGCCGCGCGCCAGCGCCGCATCGTCGTGATGGACGACCTGTTGCTGCTGGGCTTTGGCCCGCGCCTGCCCGAAGCCCTGCGCCTGCTGCAGGCCGGGCTGGCCGCGCCGCAGCCGGCGGGCCGCTGA
- a CDS encoding heme ABC transporter ATP-binding protein — MLVARNLQGHRGRRQVLSGIDLRLPPGEVLGVLGANGAGKSTLLGILAGEIAAPGHPADMLTLNGRPLADWRADALARTRAVLPQSPGLHFDLDVTEVVAMGGYPFPELDRPGLDGLMARALALADVSHLARRDYQSLSGGEQQRVQFARTLVQVLACKPADSYRALLLDEPISSLDPWHQLRLLDSVRSLARSDGLAALVVLHDVNLAARWCDRLLLLADGHAAACGTPAEVLTAANLAHVYGLPATVMASPVHAGVPFVVFG, encoded by the coding sequence ATGCTGGTCGCCCGGAATCTGCAGGGCCACCGGGGGCGCCGCCAGGTGCTGTCCGGCATCGACCTGCGCTTGCCGCCCGGCGAAGTGCTGGGCGTGCTGGGCGCGAACGGCGCCGGCAAGAGCACGCTGCTCGGGATACTGGCCGGCGAGATTGCCGCGCCAGGGCATCCGGCCGACATGCTCACGCTGAACGGCCGTCCGCTGGCGGACTGGCGGGCCGATGCGCTGGCCCGCACCCGCGCCGTGCTGCCGCAGTCGCCGGGGCTGCATTTCGATCTGGACGTGACCGAGGTGGTGGCCATGGGCGGCTACCCGTTTCCGGAACTCGATCGGCCTGGGCTGGACGGTTTGATGGCGCGCGCGCTGGCGCTGGCCGATGTCTCGCATCTGGCGCGCCGCGACTACCAGAGCCTGTCCGGCGGCGAGCAACAGCGCGTGCAGTTTGCGCGCACGCTGGTGCAGGTGCTGGCGTGCAAGCCAGCCGACAGCTATCGGGCGCTGCTGCTGGACGAGCCGATTTCTAGCCTGGACCCCTGGCATCAGTTGCGGCTGCTCGACAGCGTCCGCTCGCTCGCGCGGTCCGACGGGCTGGCCGCGCTGGTCGTGCTGCACGACGTGAATCTGGCCGCGCGCTGGTGCGACCGCTTGCTGCTGCTGGCCGACGGCCATGCGGCCGCCTGTGGCACGCCGGCCGAGGTGCTGACGGCGGCGAACCTGGCCCACGTCTACGGCCTGCCGGCCACGGTGATGGCGTCGCCGGTGCACGCGGGCGTGCCGTTCGTCGTGTTCGGCTGA
- a CDS encoding response regulator transcription factor: MRVLIVEDDSRVRQWLGTKLQQKGHDCRLTDTGEHALELIRGEAFDAVLLDRMLPGIDGIGVLRALADYPHPPVMVLSAVDQPSDRVEGLRAGAGDYLGKPFDFTELLLRLEGLAKWRAAPADADWVTRLEDLCIDWRERRVSRGGQVIDLTEKEFALLQVLAAHIGRTVTRAMLLEKVWGYQFDPQTNLIDVHVSKLRSKIDRNFPRSLLRTVRAVGYVLG, from the coding sequence ATGCGTGTGCTGATCGTCGAGGACGATTCGCGGGTGAGGCAATGGTTGGGGACCAAGCTGCAGCAGAAGGGCCATGATTGCCGGCTGACCGATACGGGCGAGCACGCGCTCGAACTGATCCGGGGCGAGGCGTTCGATGCCGTGTTGCTGGACCGCATGCTGCCTGGCATCGATGGCATCGGCGTGCTGCGTGCGCTGGCCGATTATCCGCATCCTCCCGTCATGGTGCTCTCCGCCGTAGATCAGCCCAGCGACCGCGTAGAAGGGCTGCGGGCCGGTGCCGGGGACTATCTGGGCAAGCCGTTCGATTTCACCGAGTTGCTGCTGCGGCTGGAAGGGCTGGCCAAATGGCGTGCAGCGCCCGCTGACGCCGACTGGGTGACCCGGCTGGAAGACCTCTGCATCGACTGGCGAGAGCGCCGCGTCTCGCGCGGCGGCCAGGTCATCGATCTCACCGAAAAGGAATTTGCGTTGCTGCAGGTGCTGGCCGCCCATATCGGCCGGACGGTCACGCGCGCGATGCTGCTGGAGAAGGTCTGGGGTTACCAGTTCGATCCGCAGACCAATCTGATCGACGTCCACGTCTCGAAACTGCGCAGCAAGATCGACCGGAATTTCCCGCGCTCGCTGCTGCGCACCGTGCGCGCAGTGGGCTATGTCCTGGGCTGA
- a CDS encoding HmuY family protein, which produces MNDTLALHRRALRALGIASLALALAACGGGDDGATTTTPATGGGTSTGGTNTGGGTTTPPASTSAFTQTAEWSFKLPAAGASLCYDFNTKAETACTGTGWDLKVKTETGGRTAKLWTNSGTSGTGNGGAFGSPFDHTWTALSAWKNATTDPVSGALPATVFLKDSASGVFSSANAIGSAVFEYGVTGAATDHSLYPTFRTFVITTNSAVADATGATPSTVFALQVTGYYGGASGTTSGYPSFRFVDRNAPGTVHTAQVNASADWVYYDLVNRAVTTATGTWHIAFNRYNVKLNGGESGTGTVAGFVGRTPAGFYDASNKPVAARFTDTNNLTATLADLADATLAVPATATAWIKDATASVLNPAFTGNFPNPLNYGWFTYFPTAAAAAANGLPSVAHVIAANPDAGGLIRGGEGTTYARFHLTKIAYADPTLNTSQQTWTINFDIQP; this is translated from the coding sequence ATGAACGACACTCTCGCATTGCACCGCCGCGCGCTGCGCGCGCTCGGCATCGCCTCGCTGGCGCTGGCCCTTGCCGCCTGCGGTGGCGGCGACGACGGCGCCACCACCACCACGCCGGCCACCGGCGGCGGCACCAGCACGGGCGGCACCAACACCGGCGGCGGCACGACCACGCCGCCGGCATCGACATCGGCGTTCACGCAGACGGCCGAGTGGAGCTTCAAGCTGCCGGCGGCCGGTGCGTCGCTGTGCTACGACTTCAACACCAAGGCCGAGACGGCCTGCACGGGCACCGGCTGGGACCTGAAGGTCAAGACCGAGACCGGCGGCCGCACGGCCAAGCTGTGGACCAACAGCGGCACCAGCGGCACCGGCAACGGCGGCGCGTTCGGCAGCCCGTTCGACCACACCTGGACCGCGCTGTCAGCCTGGAAGAACGCCACGACCGATCCGGTCAGCGGCGCCCTGCCCGCCACCGTGTTCCTGAAAGATTCGGCCAGCGGCGTGTTCTCCAGCGCCAACGCCATCGGCTCGGCCGTGTTCGAGTACGGCGTGACCGGCGCGGCCACCGACCACTCGCTGTACCCGACGTTCCGCACCTTCGTCATCACCACCAACAGCGCCGTGGCCGACGCCACGGGCGCCACGCCGTCCACGGTGTTCGCCCTGCAGGTCACCGGCTATTACGGCGGCGCCAGCGGCACGACGTCCGGCTATCCGAGCTTCCGCTTCGTCGACCGCAACGCGCCGGGCACCGTCCACACCGCGCAGGTCAATGCATCGGCCGACTGGGTCTACTACGACCTCGTGAACCGCGCCGTGACCACCGCCACCGGCACGTGGCACATCGCGTTCAACCGCTACAACGTCAAGCTGAACGGCGGCGAATCGGGCACGGGCACGGTGGCCGGCTTTGTCGGGCGCACCCCGGCCGGTTTCTACGATGCGTCGAACAAGCCGGTGGCGGCCCGGTTCACCGACACGAACAACCTGACCGCGACCCTGGCCGACCTGGCCGACGCGACGCTGGCCGTACCGGCCACGGCGACGGCCTGGATCAAGGACGCGACGGCTTCGGTGCTGAACCCGGCCTTCACGGGCAACTTCCCGAACCCGCTGAACTATGGCTGGTTCACGTACTTCCCGACGGCCGCCGCTGCAGCCGCGAACGGGCTGCCGTCGGTGGCGCACGTGATCGCCGCCAATCCCGACGCGGGCGGCCTGATCCGCGGCGGCGAAGGCACCACGTATGCGCGCTTCCATCTGACCAAGATCGCCTACGCGGACCCGACCCTGAACACCAGCCAGCAGACCTGGACGATCAACTTCGACATCCAGCCCTGA
- a CDS encoding contact-dependent growth inhibition system immunity protein has protein sequence MSEPIWERMVIVTANDKFICLVPQSGYRLAMADPTAPERLFAPDAPDSVLSEAIKGALSESRFLTLEEARVMRSLADSRDAEWARFLMERYGYKSKQALFKNMKGCSVVISGNELILSPSHHDKLDSWGRSKDDGIEDVIIPSNSSCSAFGTALRLALSRCTG, from the coding sequence ATGAGTGAGCCGATTTGGGAGCGTATGGTTATTGTGACGGCCAACGATAAATTCATTTGTCTCGTGCCTCAATCTGGGTACCGATTAGCGATGGCTGATCCGACGGCGCCAGAGCGGTTGTTCGCGCCGGATGCTCCCGATAGCGTATTGAGTGAGGCAATTAAAGGTGCACTATCGGAGAGTAGATTCTTGACTCTCGAAGAAGCAAGGGTGATGAGATCACTGGCCGATTCGCGCGATGCAGAATGGGCACGATTCTTAATGGAACGCTACGGATACAAGTCGAAGCAAGCACTGTTCAAGAACATGAAGGGTTGTAGCGTCGTGATCTCGGGCAACGAGCTCATTCTTTCCCCTAGTCACCACGATAAGCTTGATAGCTGGGGTCGAAGCAAGGATGACGGCATCGAGGACGTGATCATTCCGTCCAACAGTTCGTGTTCAGCATTCGGGACGGCGTTGCGTTTAGCGCTTAGTCGATGTACGGGCTAG
- a CDS encoding TonB-dependent receptor plug domain-containing protein, whose product MRLKYLAVVAGTLLSAAPQLRAQPSGTGDPLPTVVVTGTRSEKTLDETPVRTEVVDRQEIERIHARTLKDALENVPGLQLREIHGKSGYEVTLQGMTSDQVLVLIDGLPISASTGSTVDVSQYLLTEVDRVEVVKGASSAQYGSSAMGGVINVITRPIDKGFSGAVTADAGSYGGQNADGSPGALHGNVRLEGGTEQFRARISADGLDNKGFAVEPDGWTRRGDKIRREQYAGRLEWLPSQAGRVWFDASAYRETDEQRYQYYVPPRYVPQRKTEDIDRNRYAYGGQWRFDNGVRARLAGVHETYDSTSREYSNDFRTAERKSAQQTDHVSAQFDLPAWYRQLWQFGGDFHRETLDQSVNGTSELAGAGSASRQSGELYLQNDILLSETWEVIAGLRGQHDSDFGSHFAPKVGVRAHLLSTDTWKGVLRANYGQGYRVPNLKERHYLFDHSSLGYIVLGNPDLKPESSHSFQLGGQLSWRDRVTVDANLFYNRVTDLIQTDMTNFTMVNGIAVYTYRNVARARTQGAETSLRWRASNTLNLTAAYTFTDTEDLNTGAELTRRPRHMGRLGADWRLFPSTELTTRARFQSSELTDAATGARSPGWGTLDLVLNQKIGKSVTAFVGVNNLFDRQRDFANASDFGPVAGRFIYLGARFRVDVAR is encoded by the coding sequence ATGCGCCTCAAATATCTTGCCGTCGTTGCCGGCACCCTCCTTTCCGCCGCGCCGCAGTTGCGGGCCCAGCCGTCCGGCACCGGCGATCCGCTGCCGACGGTGGTGGTGACCGGCACGCGCAGCGAGAAGACGCTGGACGAGACGCCCGTCCGTACCGAAGTGGTGGACCGCCAGGAGATCGAGCGGATCCACGCGCGCACGCTCAAGGACGCGCTAGAGAACGTGCCCGGGCTGCAGCTGCGCGAGATCCACGGCAAGTCCGGCTACGAGGTGACGCTGCAGGGCATGACCAGCGACCAGGTGCTGGTGCTGATCGACGGGCTGCCAATCTCGGCCAGCACCGGCTCCACGGTCGATGTCTCGCAGTACCTGCTGACCGAGGTGGACCGCGTGGAGGTGGTCAAGGGCGCCAGTTCGGCCCAGTACGGCAGTTCGGCGATGGGCGGCGTGATCAACGTCATCACGCGGCCGATCGACAAGGGATTCTCCGGCGCGGTGACAGCCGATGCGGGCAGCTACGGCGGCCAGAACGCCGACGGATCGCCGGGCGCGCTGCATGGCAACGTGCGGCTCGAAGGCGGGACCGAGCAGTTCCGCGCGCGCATCAGCGCCGACGGGCTGGACAACAAGGGCTTTGCCGTCGAGCCGGACGGCTGGACGCGCCGCGGCGACAAGATCCGCCGCGAGCAGTACGCCGGACGGCTGGAGTGGTTGCCGAGCCAGGCCGGCCGCGTCTGGTTCGACGCCAGCGCGTACCGCGAAACCGACGAGCAGCGCTACCAGTACTACGTGCCGCCGCGCTACGTGCCGCAGCGCAAGACCGAGGACATCGACCGCAACCGCTATGCGTACGGCGGCCAGTGGCGCTTTGACAATGGCGTGCGGGCGCGGCTGGCGGGCGTGCACGAGACCTACGACAGCACGTCGCGCGAGTATTCGAACGACTTCCGCACGGCCGAGCGCAAATCGGCCCAGCAGACCGACCACGTGTCGGCACAGTTTGACCTGCCGGCGTGGTACCGCCAGCTCTGGCAGTTCGGCGGCGACTTCCATCGAGAAACGCTCGACCAGTCGGTCAACGGCACGTCGGAGCTGGCCGGCGCCGGCAGCGCGTCGCGCCAGTCGGGCGAACTCTACCTGCAGAACGACATCCTGCTCAGCGAGACCTGGGAAGTGATTGCCGGCCTGCGCGGCCAGCACGACTCGGACTTCGGCAGCCACTTCGCGCCCAAGGTGGGCGTGCGGGCCCACCTGCTGTCCACCGATACCTGGAAGGGCGTGCTGCGCGCCAACTACGGCCAGGGCTACCGCGTGCCCAACCTGAAGGAGCGGCACTACCTGTTCGACCACAGCTCGCTGGGCTACATCGTGCTGGGCAATCCGGACCTGAAGCCCGAGTCGTCGCACAGCTTCCAGCTTGGCGGGCAACTGAGCTGGCGCGACCGCGTGACGGTGGACGCCAACCTGTTCTACAACCGCGTGACGGACCTGATCCAGACCGACATGACCAATTTCACGATGGTCAACGGCATTGCGGTCTACACGTACCGCAACGTGGCGCGGGCCCGCACGCAGGGCGCCGAGACGTCGCTGCGCTGGCGCGCCAGCAACACGCTGAACCTGACGGCCGCCTACACGTTCACCGACACCGAGGACCTGAACACCGGCGCCGAGCTGACCCGGCGGCCGCGCCACATGGGCCGGCTGGGGGCCGACTGGCGCCTGTTCCCGTCCACCGAGCTGACCACCCGCGCGCGCTTCCAGAGCAGCGAGCTGACCGATGCCGCCACGGGCGCGCGGTCGCCGGGGTGGGGCACGCTGGACCTGGTGCTGAACCAGAAGATCGGCAAGTCGGTGACGGCCTTTGTCGGCGTCAACAACCTTTTCGATCGCCAACGCGATTTTGCGAATGCCAGTGACTTCGGGCCCGTGGCGGGGCGCTTTATCTACCTGGGCGCACGGTTCCGCGTGGACGTCGCCCGCTGA
- a CDS encoding FecCD family ABC transporter permease, protein MRRHRPAIFTALCGMVVLAALGTAASGALSIPHDRLLPLLWSPAAQGDDAMWRNVLIEVRLPRIVLAVTVGAALALSGAVMQALFRNPLAEPGLIGISLGGAAGAVAAIVLGADGLSGVAPAAFAGSLAATMLAYRLGSRRAGMANLLLAGIAINAICAAIVGFFTYQASDVQLRNLTFWNMGSLAGATWPMLAWLVPLVAALSALLLRDWRAMNALLLGEREAQHLGFDLKRLRRRLIVLTALLVGPIVAVTGTISFVGLVVPHLVRMPLGADHRWLLPNTLAGGAIAMTLADWLARMVVVPAELPIGIVTSLVGGPFLLWMLTRRAR, encoded by the coding sequence ATGCGCCGGCATCGACCCGCCATCTTCACCGCGCTGTGCGGGATGGTCGTGCTGGCCGCGCTGGGCACGGCGGCCAGCGGCGCGCTATCGATCCCGCATGACCGGCTGCTGCCGCTGCTGTGGTCGCCCGCAGCCCAGGGCGACGACGCGATGTGGCGCAACGTGCTGATCGAAGTGCGGCTGCCGCGCATCGTGCTGGCCGTCACCGTGGGCGCCGCGCTGGCGCTGTCCGGCGCCGTGATGCAGGCGCTGTTTCGCAATCCGCTGGCCGAACCGGGGCTGATCGGGATTTCGCTGGGCGGCGCGGCGGGCGCGGTGGCAGCCATCGTGCTTGGCGCCGACGGCTTGTCCGGCGTCGCGCCGGCCGCGTTCGCCGGCAGCCTGGCGGCGACGATGCTGGCCTACCGGCTTGGCTCGCGCCGCGCCGGCATGGCCAACCTGCTGCTGGCCGGCATCGCCATCAACGCGATCTGCGCGGCCATCGTCGGCTTCTTTACCTATCAGGCCAGCGACGTGCAACTGCGCAACCTGACGTTCTGGAACATGGGCAGCCTGGCGGGCGCCACGTGGCCGATGCTGGCGTGGCTGGTGCCGCTAGTGGCCGCGCTGAGCGCGCTGCTGCTGCGTGACTGGCGGGCGATGAACGCGCTGCTGCTGGGCGAGCGCGAGGCCCAGCACCTGGGCTTCGACCTGAAGCGGCTGCGGCGCCGGCTGATCGTGCTGACCGCGCTGCTGGTGGGCCCCATCGTCGCGGTGACCGGGACGATATCGTTCGTCGGGCTGGTCGTGCCGCATCTGGTGCGCATGCCGCTTGGCGCCGATCATCGCTGGCTGCTGCCGAACACGCTGGCCGGCGGCGCCATCGCCATGACGCTGGCCGACTGGCTGGCGCGCATGGTGGTGGTGCCCGCCGAGCTGCCAATCGGCATCGTGACGAGTCTGGTGGGCGGGCCGTTCCTGCTCTGGATGCTGACGCGGAGGGCCCGCTGA
- a CDS encoding DUF6984 family protein, producing the protein MVATNNPPNVVRLATQQQLASFRNALSSEMNMRPLTTEERKLVAGFASKLEEAERIQLLKDLRNSSAIPARSDGSRVMFEIAGYKRPMYRGQHPFGVEGWMLDSDGVEVSVLLHVDENGRLLELELIRWDSKDLLGPRWETLRLQ; encoded by the coding sequence ATGGTGGCTACAAACAATCCTCCAAATGTTGTCCGGCTCGCCACACAACAGCAACTGGCGAGCTTTCGGAACGCTCTTTCCAGTGAAATGAACATGCGCCCACTAACTACCGAAGAGAGAAAGCTCGTAGCCGGCTTCGCTTCTAAGCTTGAGGAAGCTGAGCGGATACAGCTCCTCAAGGATCTGAGGAATTCCTCAGCAATTCCGGCCAGGTCTGATGGATCTAGAGTCATGTTTGAAATCGCAGGTTACAAGCGGCCCATGTATCGTGGGCAGCATCCGTTTGGCGTTGAAGGATGGATGCTTGACAGTGACGGCGTCGAAGTATCTGTCCTGCTCCATGTTGATGAGAACGGACGTTTGCTTGAACTGGAACTCATACGTTGGGACTCAAAGGATCTTCTCGGGCCGCGTTGGGAAACGCTTCGGCTGCAGTAA
- a CDS encoding sensor histidine kinase: protein MSWAEGAAHLLETRTFRHASVVAFLFLLVAIGSVLLSAHQIDVLLHGHVRDMVLADVRAQERGQHLADARRLAVALARDEGREREGSRSLVLSPAGGLLFGDARVHAALRCVPPCALAWRNVTVSNPDAGEARLFGVLVPLADGGVFFSGYDILPMQERLRVIPLVAGAGLFAVLLTSLAIGLHASVQSMRRVDRIRNALRRYVTGERDATVPCRRNGDEIDLLAQDINHVLDRVNRLMEEVKSVSSHLAHELRTPLTRMHNRLANLAERVDDPMRDDVLGALEEGERIQRMVRAVLRIGEVEAGRCAHAFEWFDARTLLDDLAEYYAPLVSMSNLALRIDAEPGRALYGDRALLFQALSNLVENAIKYAPDGKTLLLLARRRGDALALGVADHGPGIPADLRGQAVERFRRLGGASQSGSGLGLALVNAIARLHGAQLVLEENRPGGLLAALVLDRRHWSDRATLKGAMKT, encoded by the coding sequence ATGTCCTGGGCTGAGGGCGCCGCCCACCTGCTGGAGACGCGCACGTTCCGGCATGCCTCCGTGGTGGCGTTCCTGTTCCTGCTGGTGGCCATTGGCTCGGTCCTGCTGAGCGCGCATCAGATCGATGTGCTGCTGCACGGCCACGTGCGCGACATGGTGCTGGCCGACGTCCGCGCGCAGGAGCGCGGCCAGCATCTTGCCGATGCCCGGCGGCTGGCCGTGGCGCTGGCCCGCGACGAGGGCCGCGAGCGCGAGGGCAGCCGGTCGCTCGTCCTGTCCCCCGCGGGCGGGCTGTTGTTCGGCGACGCGCGCGTCCATGCCGCGCTGCGATGCGTGCCGCCGTGCGCGCTGGCCTGGCGCAATGTCACGGTCAGCAACCCCGATGCCGGGGAGGCGCGGTTGTTCGGCGTGCTGGTGCCGCTGGCCGACGGCGGCGTGTTTTTCAGCGGCTACGACATCCTGCCGATGCAGGAGCGGCTGCGCGTGATTCCGCTGGTGGCCGGCGCCGGCCTGTTCGCGGTGTTGCTGACGAGCCTGGCGATCGGCCTGCACGCCAGCGTGCAGAGCATGCGCCGCGTCGACCGCATCCGCAATGCGCTGCGCCGCTACGTGACCGGCGAGCGCGACGCCACGGTGCCGTGCCGCCGCAACGGCGACGAGATCGACCTGCTGGCGCAGGACATCAACCACGTGCTCGACCGCGTGAACCGGCTGATGGAAGAGGTCAAGAGCGTCAGCAGCCATCTGGCCCACGAACTGCGCACGCCGCTCACGCGGATGCACAACCGGCTGGCCAACCTGGCGGAGCGCGTGGACGACCCCATGCGCGACGACGTGCTCGGCGCGCTGGAAGAGGGCGAGCGCATCCAGCGGATGGTCCGCGCGGTGCTGCGCATCGGCGAAGTGGAGGCCGGCCGCTGCGCGCATGCCTTCGAATGGTTCGACGCCCGCACGCTGCTCGACGACCTGGCCGAGTACTACGCGCCGCTGGTGTCGATGTCCAACCTCGCCCTGCGGATCGACGCCGAGCCGGGCCGCGCGCTCTACGGCGACCGCGCGCTGCTGTTCCAGGCCCTGTCCAACCTTGTCGAAAACGCGATCAAGTACGCCCCCGACGGCAAGACGCTGCTGTTGCTGGCGCGGCGCCGGGGCGATGCACTGGCGCTGGGCGTTGCCGACCACGGGCCCGGCATTCCGGCGGACCTGCGCGGGCAGGCCGTCGAGCGGTTCCGGCGCCTGGGCGGCGCGTCGCAGTCGGGCAGCGGGTTGGGACTGGCGCTGGTCAACGCCATCGCGCGGCTCCATGGCGCCCAGTTGGTGCTGGAAGAAAACCGCCCCGGTGGCCTGCTGGCGGCGCTGGTGCTGGACCGCCGGCACTGGAGCGACCGCGCCACCCTCAAGGGCGCGATGAAGACGTAG
- a CDS encoding ChuX/HutX family heme-like substrate-binding protein, with amino-acid sequence MDMEPHHIDTLRQRHQALVAAQPNLRIRDRARQLGVTEAELVAAGCGVTARQLGGTPQQLVRDLGTLGPVMALSRNDHAVHERHGQYQGIEADGPVGLVLGPDIDLRLFFGSWRYFYAVTENGRDSLQFFDKAGDAVHKVYRTDATDAEAWQAYVARHALDALAPVTVEPIAAVAEAAAPADPAALRTHWRGLQDTHDFFAMLRQFKVSRLGALRAAGDDLAQQVDNIAVETMLGRAAEAGLPIMCFVANRGIVQIHSGPVHKLVRTGPWFNVLDPAFNLHLNTGAVASSWIVNKPTVDGWVTSLELFDADGGLVVQFFGERKPGQPELPAWRALLQSLCPVALAA; translated from the coding sequence ATGGACATGGAACCGCATCACATCGACACGCTGCGCCAGCGCCACCAGGCGCTGGTGGCAGCCCAACCGAACCTCCGCATCCGGGATCGTGCCCGGCAACTGGGCGTCACCGAAGCCGAACTGGTGGCCGCCGGGTGCGGCGTGACGGCCCGGCAGCTCGGCGGCACGCCGCAGCAACTGGTCCGCGACCTTGGCACGCTGGGGCCGGTCATGGCGCTGTCGCGCAACGACCATGCCGTGCACGAGCGGCACGGCCAGTACCAGGGCATCGAAGCCGACGGCCCCGTCGGCCTGGTGCTCGGGCCGGACATCGACCTGCGCCTGTTCTTCGGTAGCTGGCGGTATTTCTACGCCGTCACCGAGAACGGCCGCGACAGCCTGCAGTTCTTCGACAAGGCCGGCGATGCCGTGCACAAGGTCTACCGCACCGACGCGACCGACGCCGAAGCATGGCAGGCTTACGTCGCCCGTCACGCGCTGGACGCGCTGGCGCCGGTGACGGTGGAGCCGATCGCGGCCGTCGCCGAGGCGGCTGCCCCGGCCGACCCGGCCGCGCTGCGCACCCACTGGCGCGGGCTGCAGGACACGCACGACTTCTTTGCGATGCTGCGCCAGTTCAAGGTGTCGCGCCTGGGCGCCCTGCGCGCGGCGGGCGACGACCTGGCCCAACAGGTGGACAACATCGCCGTGGAGACCATGCTGGGCCGGGCCGCCGAGGCGGGCCTGCCGATCATGTGCTTCGTGGCCAACCGGGGCATCGTGCAGATCCACAGCGGCCCGGTGCACAAGCTGGTGCGCACCGGCCCGTGGTTCAACGTGCTGGATCCCGCCTTCAACCTGCACCTGAACACCGGCGCGGTGGCGTCGAGCTGGATCGTCAACAAGCCGACCGTCGACGGCTGGGTGACGTCGCTGGAACTGTTCGATGCGGACGGCGGGCTGGTGGTGCAGTTCTTCGGCGAGCGCAAGCCGGGCCAGCCGGAACTGCCGGCCTGGCGCGCGCTGCTGCAATCGCTGTGCCCGGTCGCGCTGGCCGCCTGA